The following are from one region of the Coffea eugenioides isolate CCC68of chromosome 2, Ceug_1.0, whole genome shotgun sequence genome:
- the LOC113761457 gene encoding dentin sialophosphoprotein isoform X2: MFPSCCLFLAQYSSEVVKLGRKDLHPRVEETDTTSTKQEEEAEENVGEEEENKNDEEEHADDKKSEEKEDEGGGIGDDEIDEHGDDKPEDEVDREEDVTEEEKKEAVDEKENEEKDSEDKSGQVENDSSLGERDDDDEKEHEAREEHYKADDASSAVTHESEDNSAENENGSSENSNEVAAENVVESEDATNTHENDVAEKTTGSKIEDREMAENVGPPNTTANEGKANVGSMPDNVSSSSNHLNQIDNTTEASAGGGADGLSMQNSAGTQSENVTTENTTSGDGSGLHTIPLDQGKNNSSSSNDSHTDSTTTAASKIEGSDSNSGEASKTDNTTLSTKSEKSGNSSNGTEDNSRSSTVETNDATEAEKSGDTSDGAADGTDDDAAKTENAEEVQNDPIDSSDSSMGLVEKEVRTDLDTLPEIQTEGSHDEDAAAE, encoded by the exons ATGTTTCCTTCTTGCTGTTTGTTTTTG GCACAATATAGCAGCGAGGTTGTAAAACTTGGGAGGAAAGATCTTCATCCCAGAGTGGAGGAAACAGATACAACTAGTACAAAACAAGAGGAAGAAGCAGAAGAAAATGTTGGAGAAGAGGAGGAAAATAAGAATGatgaagaagaacatgctgatGACAAGAAGTCTGAGGAGAAAGAAGATGAAGGTGGAGGGATTGGAGATGATGAGATAGATGAACATGGAGATGATAAACCAGAGGATGAGGTTGATCGCGAAGAGGATGTGACAGAGGAAGAGAAGAAGGAAGCGGTTGATGAGAAGGAAAACGAAGAGAAAGATTCTGAAGATAAGAGTGGCCAGGTGGAGAATGATAGCTCTTTGGGGGAGCGTGATGACGATGATGAAAAAGAGCATGAGGCAAGAGAAGAACATTACAAGGCAGACGATGCTTCCAGTGCAGTGACACATGAATCTGAAGATAATAGTGCTGAAAATGAGAATGGAAGCTCGGAAAACTCCAATGAAGTTGCTGCAGAAAATGTTGTAGAAAGTGAAGACGCGACCAATACCCATGAAAATGATGTTGCTGAGAAAACAACCGGTTCAAAGATTGAAGATAGAGAGATGGCAGAAAATGTAGGTCCTCCAAATACAACAGCCAATGAAGGCAAGGCAAATGTTGGATCCATGCCCGATAATGTCTCTTCATCTtcaaatcatctcaatcaaATCGACAACACAACAGAAGCGAGTGCAGGTGGAGGTGCTGATGGTTTGTCTATGCAGAATAGTGCAGGAACGCAGTCTGAGAATGTCACAACAGAGAATACGACCTCTGGAGATGGCTCTGGCCTGCACACTATTCCTTTAGATCAGGGAAAGAACAATAGCTCAAGTTCCAATGACAGTCACACTGATTCTACTACAACAGCAGCCTCCAAAATTGAGGGTTCCGATTCAAACTCAGGGGAGGCCTCAAAGACAGACAACACTACACTTTCTACTAAGTCAGAGAAGTCTGGTAATTCATCCAATGGAACGGAGGATAACTCAAGGTCTTCAACTGTGGAAACCAACGATGCAACTGAGGCTGAGAAGTCGGGAGACACTAGTGATGGAGCTGCAGATGGAACGGATGATGATGCTGCTAAAACTGAGAATGCGGAAGAAGTCCAAAATGATCCTATTGATTCATCTGATTCTTCGATGGGCTTGGTAGAGAAAGAAGTTAGGACAGACCTAGATACTTTGCCAGAGATACAGACTGAAGGAAGCCACGATGAAGATGCTGCAGCAGAATGA
- the LOC113761457 gene encoding dentin sialophosphoprotein isoform X1, translated as MFKQSPSRSQRSRGIKVKHVLQICFLLAVCFWLVYQVKRSHDKKKEFDETDVKNSEQAQYSSEVVKLGRKDLHPRVEETDTTSTKQEEEAEENVGEEEENKNDEEEHADDKKSEEKEDEGGGIGDDEIDEHGDDKPEDEVDREEDVTEEEKKEAVDEKENEEKDSEDKSGQVENDSSLGERDDDDEKEHEAREEHYKADDASSAVTHESEDNSAENENGSSENSNEVAAENVVESEDATNTHENDVAEKTTGSKIEDREMAENVGPPNTTANEGKANVGSMPDNVSSSSNHLNQIDNTTEASAGGGADGLSMQNSAGTQSENVTTENTTSGDGSGLHTIPLDQGKNNSSSSNDSHTDSTTTAASKIEGSDSNSGEASKTDNTTLSTKSEKSGNSSNGTEDNSRSSTVETNDATEAEKSGDTSDGAADGTDDDAAKTENAEEVQNDPIDSSDSSMGLVEKEVRTDLDTLPEIQTEGSHDEDAAAE; from the coding sequence ATGTTCAAGCAGTCACCTAGCAGAAGTCAGAGATCTAGAGGAATTAAAGTTAAACATGTTTTGCAAATATGTTTCCTTCTTGCTGTTTGTTTTTGGTTAGTATACCAAGTCAAGCGTTCACATGATAAGAAGAAGGAATTCGATGAAACTGATGTGAAGAACTCTGAACAGGCACAATATAGCAGCGAGGTTGTAAAACTTGGGAGGAAAGATCTTCATCCCAGAGTGGAGGAAACAGATACAACTAGTACAAAACAAGAGGAAGAAGCAGAAGAAAATGTTGGAGAAGAGGAGGAAAATAAGAATGatgaagaagaacatgctgatGACAAGAAGTCTGAGGAGAAAGAAGATGAAGGTGGAGGGATTGGAGATGATGAGATAGATGAACATGGAGATGATAAACCAGAGGATGAGGTTGATCGCGAAGAGGATGTGACAGAGGAAGAGAAGAAGGAAGCGGTTGATGAGAAGGAAAACGAAGAGAAAGATTCTGAAGATAAGAGTGGCCAGGTGGAGAATGATAGCTCTTTGGGGGAGCGTGATGACGATGATGAAAAAGAGCATGAGGCAAGAGAAGAACATTACAAGGCAGACGATGCTTCCAGTGCAGTGACACATGAATCTGAAGATAATAGTGCTGAAAATGAGAATGGAAGCTCGGAAAACTCCAATGAAGTTGCTGCAGAAAATGTTGTAGAAAGTGAAGACGCGACCAATACCCATGAAAATGATGTTGCTGAGAAAACAACCGGTTCAAAGATTGAAGATAGAGAGATGGCAGAAAATGTAGGTCCTCCAAATACAACAGCCAATGAAGGCAAGGCAAATGTTGGATCCATGCCCGATAATGTCTCTTCATCTtcaaatcatctcaatcaaATCGACAACACAACAGAAGCGAGTGCAGGTGGAGGTGCTGATGGTTTGTCTATGCAGAATAGTGCAGGAACGCAGTCTGAGAATGTCACAACAGAGAATACGACCTCTGGAGATGGCTCTGGCCTGCACACTATTCCTTTAGATCAGGGAAAGAACAATAGCTCAAGTTCCAATGACAGTCACACTGATTCTACTACAACAGCAGCCTCCAAAATTGAGGGTTCCGATTCAAACTCAGGGGAGGCCTCAAAGACAGACAACACTACACTTTCTACTAAGTCAGAGAAGTCTGGTAATTCATCCAATGGAACGGAGGATAACTCAAGGTCTTCAACTGTGGAAACCAACGATGCAACTGAGGCTGAGAAGTCGGGAGACACTAGTGATGGAGCTGCAGATGGAACGGATGATGATGCTGCTAAAACTGAGAATGCGGAAGAAGTCCAAAATGATCCTATTGATTCATCTGATTCTTCGATGGGCTTGGTAGAGAAAGAAGTTAGGACAGACCTAGATACTTTGCCAGAGATACAGACTGAAGGAAGCCACGATGAAGATGCTGCAGCAGAATGA
- the LOC113763555 gene encoding basic form of pathogenesis-related protein 1-like, whose product MESCRISLSLLCFLSSAFLARVLPTHAQNSPQDYLNVHNSARSQVGVGPMTWDTTVAAYAQNYANQRISDCNLVHSQGPYGENLAKGTGTFTGTAAANLWVAEKPYYNYTSNSCVGGQCLHYTQVVWRDSVRLGFSAPILGGSSFAATILPATI is encoded by the coding sequence ATGGAATCGTGCAGAATCTCATTATCCCTTCTTTGTTTCTTGAGCTCAGCATTTCTTGCTCGTGTTCTCCCCACCCATGCCCAAAACTCACCGCAGGACTACCTCAATGTCCACAACTCCGCCCGCAGTCAAGTGGGCGTCGGGCCGATGACATGGGACACAACAGTTGCTGCATATGCACAAAACTACGCCAACCAAAGGATTAGTGATTGCAATCTCGTGCATTCGCAAGGCCCTTACGGTGAAAATCTTGCCAAGGGCACCGGTACTTTCACCGGCACTGCCGCAGCAAACTTGTGGGTGGCCGAGAAGCCATACTATAACTACACTTCCAACTCCTGCGTTGGTGGACAGTGCCTGCATTACACCCAGGTGGTGTGGCGCGATTCCGTCCGCCTCGGGTTCAGTGCACCAATTCTTGGTGGTTCGTCATTTGCAGCTACGATCCTCCCGGCAACTATATAG
- the LOC113763274 gene encoding probable xyloglucan endotransglucosylase/hydrolase protein 10 — protein MNASRFIFLIGILSIELIQISIASVVSAGDFNRDFFVTWSPSHVNTSADGRARSLKLDPESGSAFASNDMFLFGQFDMQIKLIPGNSAGAVVAFYLSSNQPNRDELDFEFLGNADGQQQPYILQTNVYVDGFDDREERIKLWFDPTKDFHTYTILWNIHQIVFMVDWVPIRTFRNHADKGVAFPRWQPMALQASIWDGSSWATGGGKDKIDWSRGPFIASFQNHKIDACIWKGSAGFCTAESPTNWWNQDLSNSLTWAQRRLFRWIRKYHVIYDYCQDRPRFKNNLPKECSLPKY, from the exons atgaatGCTTCTAGGTTCATTTTCTTGATCGGCATTCTTTCCATAGAATTGATCCAAATTTCTATTGCTTCCGTGGTTTCGGCAGGAGATTTTAACAGAGACTTTTTCGTGACATGGTCTCCTAGCCACGTTAACACTTCTGCGGATGGCCGAGCAAGAAGTCTGAAACTCGATCCGGAGTCAG GTTCTGCTTTTGCTTCAAACGACATGTTCTTATTCGGTCAGTTCGACATGCAAATTAAATTGATACCGGGGAACTCAGCAGGAGCCGTTGTAGCCTTTTAC CTTAGTTCCAATCAACCAAACCGTGATGAACTAGACTTTGAGTTCCTTGGCAACGCGGACGGGCAGCAGCAGCCATACATTCTTCAAACAAATGTATATGTCGATGGCTTTGACGACAGAGAGGAGAGAATAAAGCTGTGGTTTGATCCAACAAAGGACTTCCACACCTATACCATTTTGTGGAATATTCACCAAATTGT ATTCATGGTTGATTGGGTTCCCATCCGGACATTCAGAAACCATGCAGATAAGGGAGTGGCATTTCCCAGGTGGCAACCTATGGCCCTCCAAGCCAGCATATGGGATGGCAGTAGCTGGGCTACAGGTGGAGGCAAAGACAAGATTGACTGGTCGAGAGGTCCGTTTATAGCTTCATTCCAGAACCACAAGATTGATGCCTGCATTTGGAAAGGCAGTGCAGGATTTTGCACGGCAGAAAGCCCTACAAATTGGTGGAACCAAGACCTATCCAACTCTCTCACATGGGCCCAGAGAAGGCTATTCAGATGGATTAGAAAATATCACGTCATATATGACTACTGTCAAGATAGGCCCAGATTTAAGAACAACCTACCTAAGGAATGCTCCCTGCCCAAATATTGA